A window from Amblyomma americanum isolate KBUSLIRL-KWMA chromosome 7, ASM5285725v1, whole genome shotgun sequence encodes these proteins:
- the Sgf29 gene encoding SAGA-associated factor 29 isoform X3 has product MQKETDSIAIQEKLRELTHVIQQCQEERNRSEHNLTNITKTHERIQQEQKLSPYYKSKLRGQYKTALQDAESEEELLRKALDIIFEIRTIRNERRIAAKNSERPKEALRRGALMKMLQQNALTLPLFIGKEDEKPPPLCGAIPAEPNYAAKVGDMVAALARGPDDDENWILAEVLHYSHSSAKYEVDDIDEEQKERHTLSRRRVVPLPLLRANPLTDPSALFAKGTLVMALYPQTTCFYRALVHEPPTGPQDDYLVLFEDSSYPEGYSPPLAVAQRYVICCKEMRKK; this is encoded by the exons ATGCAGAAGGAAACTGACAGTATTGCCATACAGGAGAAGCTCAGGGAGCTGACCCACGTCATACAGCAATGCCAG GAGGAGCGGAACCGCAGTGAGCATAATTTGACCAACATCACTAAGACTCACGAGCGCATCCAGCAGGAGCAGAAGCTGTCACCGTACTACAAATCCAAGCTACGGGGCCAGTACAAGACTGCTCTGCAGGACGCTGAAAGCGAGGAAGAACTACTCCGAAAGGCCTTGGATATCATTTTTGAGATACGGACTATTCGCAATGAGCGGCGCATCGCTGCCAAGAATTCAG AGCGTCCCAAGGAGGCTCTTCGTCGAGGGGCCTTGATGAAGATGCTGCAGCAGAATGCGCTGACGCTGCCCCTCTTCATTGGGAAAGAAGATGAGAAGCCACCACCACTGTGCGGAGCCATTCCAGCTGAGCCAAACTACGCAGCCAAG GTTGGAGACATGGTGGCAGCCCTAGCACGAGGCCCTGACGATGATGAGAACTGGATCCTGGCAGAGGTGCTTCATTACAGCCACAGCAGCGCCAAGTATGAGGTGGACGACATCGACGAGGAGCAGAAGGAGCGACACACACTCAGCCGGCGCCGAGTTGTGcccctgcctctgctgcgggCAAATCCCCTGACAGACCCATCCGCGCTCTTTGCAAAAGGAACACTGGTGATGGCACTGTACCCGCAGACCACCTGCTTTTACCGGGCTCTTGTGCATGAGCCTCCCACTGGCCCCCAGGACGACTACCTCGTTCTCTTTGAGGACTCATCTTACCCTGAGGGGTATTCACCTCCACTTGCAGTTGCACAGCGCTACGTCATCTGCTGCAAGGAGATGCGCAAGAAGTAG
- the Sgf29 gene encoding SAGA-associated factor 29 isoform X2, translated as MQKETDSIAIQEKLRELTHVIQQCQEERNRSEHNLTNITKTHERIQQEQKLSPYYKSKLRGQYKTALQDAESEEELLRKALDIIFEIRTIRNERRIAAKNSGSVGRRSTSFSERPKEALRRGALMKMLQQNALTLPLFIGKEDEKPPPLCGAIPAEPNYAAKVGDMVAALARGPDDDENWILAEVLHYSHSSAKYEVDDIDEEQKERHTLSRRRVVPLPLLRANPLTDPSALFAKGTLVMALYPQTTCFYRALVHEPPTGPQDDYLVLFEDSSYPEGYSPPLAVAQRYVICCKEMRKK; from the exons ATGCAGAAGGAAACTGACAGTATTGCCATACAGGAGAAGCTCAGGGAGCTGACCCACGTCATACAGCAATGCCAG GAGGAGCGGAACCGCAGTGAGCATAATTTGACCAACATCACTAAGACTCACGAGCGCATCCAGCAGGAGCAGAAGCTGTCACCGTACTACAAATCCAAGCTACGGGGCCAGTACAAGACTGCTCTGCAGGACGCTGAAAGCGAGGAAGAACTACTCCGAAAGGCCTTGGATATCATTTTTGAGATACGGACTATTCGCAATGAGCGGCGCATCGCTGCCAAGAATTCAG GCAGCGTAGGCAGACGGAGCACATCTTTTTCAGAGCGTCCCAAGGAGGCTCTTCGTCGAGGGGCCTTGATGAAGATGCTGCAGCAGAATGCGCTGACGCTGCCCCTCTTCATTGGGAAAGAAGATGAGAAGCCACCACCACTGTGCGGAGCCATTCCAGCTGAGCCAAACTACGCAGCCAAG GTTGGAGACATGGTGGCAGCCCTAGCACGAGGCCCTGACGATGATGAGAACTGGATCCTGGCAGAGGTGCTTCATTACAGCCACAGCAGCGCCAAGTATGAGGTGGACGACATCGACGAGGAGCAGAAGGAGCGACACACACTCAGCCGGCGCCGAGTTGTGcccctgcctctgctgcgggCAAATCCCCTGACAGACCCATCCGCGCTCTTTGCAAAAGGAACACTGGTGATGGCACTGTACCCGCAGACCACCTGCTTTTACCGGGCTCTTGTGCATGAGCCTCCCACTGGCCCCCAGGACGACTACCTCGTTCTCTTTGAGGACTCATCTTACCCTGAGGGGTATTCACCTCCACTTGCAGTTGCACAGCGCTACGTCATCTGCTGCAAGGAGATGCGCAAGAAGTAG
- the Sgf29 gene encoding SAGA-associated factor 29 isoform X1: MQKETDSIAIQEKLRELTHVIQQCQEERNRSEHNLTNITKTHERIQQEQKLSPYYKSKLRGQYKTALQDAESEEELLRKALDIIFEIRTIRNERRIAAKNSATACISVAVMATGHVFPKACTLGQQRACMQKRKQSLVDFPPWWLHALLLVALWYNLVCCASRVPGSVGRRSTSFSERPKEALRRGALMKMLQQNALTLPLFIGKEDEKPPPLCGAIPAEPNYAAKVGDMVAALARGPDDDENWILAEVLHYSHSSAKYEVDDIDEEQKERHTLSRRRVVPLPLLRANPLTDPSALFAKGTLVMALYPQTTCFYRALVHEPPTGPQDDYLVLFEDSSYPEGYSPPLAVAQRYVICCKEMRKK; encoded by the exons ATGCAGAAGGAAACTGACAGTATTGCCATACAGGAGAAGCTCAGGGAGCTGACCCACGTCATACAGCAATGCCAG GAGGAGCGGAACCGCAGTGAGCATAATTTGACCAACATCACTAAGACTCACGAGCGCATCCAGCAGGAGCAGAAGCTGTCACCGTACTACAAATCCAAGCTACGGGGCCAGTACAAGACTGCTCTGCAGGACGCTGAAAGCGAGGAAGAACTACTCCGAAAGGCCTTGGATATCATTTTTGAGATACGGACTATTCGCAATGAGCGGCGCATCGCTGCCAAGAATTCAG CCACTGCGTGCATCTCTGTTGCTGTCATGGCCACCGGACACGTTTTTCCAAAAGCATGCACTCTTGGCCAGCAAAGAGCGTGCATGCAAAAGAGAAAACAGAGCCTGGTCGATTTTCCTCCATGGTGGTTGCATGCCCTTTTGTTGGTAGCGCTGTGGTATAACCTTGTCTGTTGTGCCTCACGTGTTCCAGGCAGCGTAGGCAGACGGAGCACATCTTTTTCAGAGCGTCCCAAGGAGGCTCTTCGTCGAGGGGCCTTGATGAAGATGCTGCAGCAGAATGCGCTGACGCTGCCCCTCTTCATTGGGAAAGAAGATGAGAAGCCACCACCACTGTGCGGAGCCATTCCAGCTGAGCCAAACTACGCAGCCAAG GTTGGAGACATGGTGGCAGCCCTAGCACGAGGCCCTGACGATGATGAGAACTGGATCCTGGCAGAGGTGCTTCATTACAGCCACAGCAGCGCCAAGTATGAGGTGGACGACATCGACGAGGAGCAGAAGGAGCGACACACACTCAGCCGGCGCCGAGTTGTGcccctgcctctgctgcgggCAAATCCCCTGACAGACCCATCCGCGCTCTTTGCAAAAGGAACACTGGTGATGGCACTGTACCCGCAGACCACCTGCTTTTACCGGGCTCTTGTGCATGAGCCTCCCACTGGCCCCCAGGACGACTACCTCGTTCTCTTTGAGGACTCATCTTACCCTGAGGGGTATTCACCTCCACTTGCAGTTGCACAGCGCTACGTCATCTGCTGCAAGGAGATGCGCAAGAAGTAG